In Thermus aquaticus, the sequence GGGCCAGCATGGCCGACAGCTCCCGGGTGAACCTCTTCATCTCCATCCACGTGAACGCCTCCCCCACCCGCACCGCACGAGGGGTGGAGGTCTTCTACTTCGGCCGGGCCCAGGACCCCAGGGTTTTGGCCCAGGTGATCCGGGAAAACGGCGGGGGGGAGGTGGGCAAGCGCCTCACCGAGGAGGCCAAGACCGCCGCCGAGCGGATCCTTTACGACATCGTGGCCCAGGCCAACCAGCGCTTCAGCCAGCGCCTGGCAGAGACCCTGGGGCGGCACCTTTCCCAGGCCACGGGGAGCCCCTACAGGGGGAGCTTTCCCGGCGACTTCTTCGTCCTCCGCTACGCCAAGGTGCCCGCCGTCTTGGTGGAGATCGGCTTCGGGGACCACCCGGTGGAGGGGCGGAACCTGGCGGACCCCGACTACCGGGAGAAGGTGGCCCAGGGGCTCCTCGCCGGCATCCTCACCTTCCTGGGGAACGGGGCCTTCGCCCGCTAAGTGCCCGTACTTTGGTTTCGCAGCATGGGATGCTCAGGTCGGGGCTGTGAGAGGGCTTTTCTGGGGCCCCCACCGCGGCGAAAGCGGCGGTGGGGTACTTAGAAGGGGAAAGCCTCCAGGGCTTCCCCGGCGTCCTTGAACCGCTCTTTCGGGCGCTTGGCCAGGAGGCGCTCCAAGTAGGCCCGCTCCCTCTCCCCAAGCCCGGGAAGGGGGGGGACGGGCGCCTTCAGGTGGCCCAGGAGGACCTCTTCCGGGGCTCCCACAAAGGGATGTTCCCCGGAGAGGATCCAGTAGAGGATGACCCCGGCGGCGTACACGTCGGCCTCGGGGCCGGGGCTTTGCCCCAGGACCTGCTCCGGGGCCAGGTAGGGGAGGGTGCCCACCCTCAGGGGCTTTTTGAAGGCCTCGGCCACCGGGCCGGAGAGGTCAAAGTCCACCAGGCGGGCCTCGTCGGTGCCCGCCACGATGATGTTTTCCGGCTTCACGTCCCGGTGGACCAGGCCTTTGGCGTGCATGTGGGCCAGGGCCAGAAGGAGCTGGCGGAAGACCTGAAGGGCCCGGGGCTTCCCCGGCCTCCGCCCCATCCACCGCTCCATCTCCTCCCCCGGGGCGTAGGCCAGGAGGAGGGCCGGGCCTTCCTCCAGGTCCAGCTTCTCCAGGACGGGGTTCAGGTTGGGGTGGTCCAGGCGCTTACCCACCCAGAACTCCCGGTTCCGCCGGGCCTCGGCCCCTTTGGGGAAGAGCTTGAGGGCGTAGGGGGTGCCGAAGGGGTCAAAGGCCAGGTAGACCGTGGCCAGGGCTCCCTGGCCCAGGGGGCGCACCACCCGGTAGCGCCCTAGAAGGGTCTTCCCCGCCAGGCTCACCGCCCCCACTATACCCTTCCTCACGCCTTTCACCTGAAAGCCGGTAGGATTTTCCCGTGCGGGGCTTGGCGCTTTCCGGAGGCGGGGCCAGGGGGCTGGCCCACATCGGGGTTCTGGAGGTCTTCCTGGAGGCGGGGCTGGACTTCCAGGTGGTGGCGGGCACCAGCATGGGGGCCATCGTGGGGGCCCTCTTCGCCGCCGGGCGGACCCCAGGGGAGATGCTGGAGATGGCCCGGAAGACCCCTTGGCTGGCCCTGCTGGGCCTCTCCCCCAGGGAGGGCCTCTTCTCCCGCAGGAAGCTCAAGGACTTCCTGGCAGAGCACCTGCCCCCCCGGTTTGAGGACCTGAAGCGGCCCCTGGTGGTGACGGCGGTGGACGTGGCCACGGGTAGGCTCGTCTTCCTCACCCAGGGGGAGCTTCCCAGCGCCGTCCTGGCCTCCGCCGCCTACCCGGGCCTCCTGGCCCCGGTGGAGCGGGAGGGCAGGCTCCTCTTTGACGGGGGAGTTCTGGACAACCTGCCCGTGGACGGGGCCAGGCTCCTGGGGGCTTTGGAGGTCTACGCCGTGGACGTGACCCCGGAGCGGGCGGTGGCGGAGGTTCCCAAAAACCTCCTCGCCCTGGCCCGGCGGGCGGTGGACCTCATGCAGCTCCACCTGACCTCGGTGCGCCTCGCCCTTTACGCCCCCGAGGTCTACGTGCGCCCGGCCCTCCAGGGGGTGGGTATAGAGGACTTCCGGCGCCTGGAGGAGATCGTGGAGGCCGGAAGGGAGGCCGCAAGGAAGGTTTTGGACAAGGTGGGAGGGGTATGAAGGCGTTCTGGGAGTATCTTTTCAAGGAGTGGTTTCGGCAGGTGGGGGAGGCCCTGCTGGTGGCCTTTCTGGTCACCACCTTCGTCTTCACCACCGTGGGGGTGGTGGGGCAGAGCATGTTTCCCACCCTAAGGAACGGCGAGCGGGTCCTGGTGCCCAAGTGGGAGACCTGGCTGGTGCGCTTCGGCCTCAAGGAGTGGCGTCGGGGGGAGATCGCCATCCTCAAGCCCCCCGAGGGCACCCCTTACGCCACCGCCCGCTTTCCCGTGCTGGGCTTTTCCTTCAGGGCCTTCTTCATCAAGCGCATCGTGGCCGTGCCCGGGGACGAGGTGTACGTGGAGCGGGGGGTGGTCCACGTGAACGGTGTGCCCCTTCTGGAGACCCACATCACCGACCACCTCTCCCCCTGGCCCGACTCCTTCCCCGGGGTTTGCTACAAGGACGGGCGCATGACCCGCATCATCACCCAGCAGGGGGACTTCCCCGTGGACCTTCTCCCCGCCTACCTTAAGCCCCTCAAGGAGATGCTCCTGCCCCCTTCGGAAGGGGTCCTGGCCCGGAGCCGGCTGGAGGAGGCTTGTGAGGTGGGGCGGATCCGCCTCAAGAAGGGGTACTACTTCGTCATGGGGGATAACCGCACCTTAGGGGGCTCCGAGGACTCCCGCACCTTCGGGCCCGTGCCCGTGGAGGCCATCGCCGGGCGGGCCAGCTTCGTCTGGTGGCCCGTCTTCGTGCGGGACGAAAGGGGCCTCCGCCTGAACCTGAGGCGGCTTGAGCCCCCGGCGGTCTACAGGCTCAGGTGAGGACGGCCACCAAAAGCCTCCCCGGTCCGTGGACCCCCTTCACCATCACCTGGCCGATGTCGGCGCTCTTGGAGGGGCCGGAGTGGAGGCCTAGGGCGGTGGGGAGGGCCTCCAGGGAGGCCAGGGCTTCCGCCAAGGTCCCGTAGACCCTCTCCGCCTCCACGAAGACCAGGTGGGTGGGGGGGAGGAGGTGGACCTTCCGTCCCTCCTCGGAGGAGAGGGCCACGCTCCCCGTCTCCGCCACGGCGAAGAGGGCGTAGGATACGCCCAGAGGGGCCTCCTCCGGGGGAAGCTCGGGGAGGGGGGGCCGGAGGTCCAGGGGCAGGGTCCTGCCCAAGGCGGCCCCGGAGAAGCCCTGGGCCAGGGCTTCCAGGAAGCTTCTCACCTCCTCCCGCCGCATGAGGCGGCCTTCCCCGCCGTTTTCCTCAAGCCGCCTGAGGAAAAGCTCCAGGGGGTCGGGAAGAGGCGCAGGGTGGGGAGGGCCCGGGAGCTCCGCCTTGGGGCGATCCTTCAGGGCCCGCTTCACCCGGGAGAGGATCCTAGTTCTGGCGTCCACGGTCTTCCTCCATTTCCCGCCAGAGTTCGTGGAAGGGCTTGGGGCTTGGCCTTAAGGCCCCGCGGCCTTCCGTCCAGGCCCTTAGGAGGGGGAGGAGGTCCTGGGGGAGGGGAAGCCCCCTCAGGGCCTTGGAGAAGAGGCGGTAGAGGGCGGGGCTTTCCATGACCTTGCGGAAGGCCGCCATGGCTGTCTTCTCCCAGCCGGGGGTGAGGCCCTCGGCTACGGCCCGGTGCCGCCAGGTGAGGAGGAGCCTGGGGATGGGGATCTTGACCGGGCAGGCCTCGAGGCAGGCCCCGCACAGGGTGGAGGCGTAGGGGAGGGGGTAGGCCTCCTCCAGGGAGAGGAGGCCCGGGTCCAGGACCGCCCCGATGGGCCCCGAGTAGACGTAGCCGTAGGGGTGCCCCCCGGTCTGGCGGTAGACGGGGCAGGCGTTGAGGCAGGCCCCGCACCGGAGGCACCTCAGGGTCTCCCAGGCCTCGGGATCGGCCAGGAGGGCGGTGCGGCCGTGGTCCACCAGAACCACGTGGACCTCCTCGGGGCCCTCCTCCCCTTCCTTCGCCGGGCCCCCTAGGAGGGAGACATAGGTGGAAAGCCTCTGCCCCGTGGCCGCCCGGGCGGTGAGGGGAAGGAAGAGGGCGAGGTCAGAAAGGCGGGGGAGGAGCTTCTCCAGCCCCACGAAGGCCACGTGGACCCTGGGGAGGCTGGTGGAGAGCCGGATGTTCCCCTCGTTTTCCATGAGGGCCAGGGTGCCCGTCTCCGCCACCAGGAAGTTGGCCCCGCTGATGCCCAGGTCGGCGGTGAGGAAGGCCTCCCTCAGGACCTTCCGGGCCACGCCCGCCAGCGCCTCGGGGCTCGCCTCCAGGGGGGTGCCGAAGCGCTCGTGGAAGAGCCTCCGGATCTCCTCGAGGGAGAGGTGGATGGCGGGGCCCACGATGTGGCTCGGGGGCTCCTTTAGGAGCTGGATCAGGTACTCTCCTAAGTCGGTCTCAAAGACCTCCACCCCCAAGGACTCCAGGAAGGGGTTCACCCCGAGCTCCTCCGTCAGCATGCTCTTGGCCTTAACCGCCCGCCGGACCCCTCGCCTCCTTACGATCTCCAGGAGCACCTGATGGGCCTCCTCCGGCCCTTCCGCCCAGTGGACCCGCGCCCCCTTTTCTAAAAGGCGCCTTTCCGCCTCCTCCAGGTAGCGGTCCAGGTGGCTTAAGACGTGGTCCTTGATCGCCTTGGCCCGCTCCCGCCACTCCTCTATGGGCACCTCGGCATAGGCCCGGAGGCGGTTCCGCTCAAAGTGCAGCGTGGCCCCGGTGACCGCTTCCCGCACCCCGGGCCTCTCCTTGAGAAGCCTCGCCGCCTCCTTGGGGTAGAACCTGGCCTTAGCCCGCATACGCCTCCCAGAGGAGGGTGGCCAGGGGGGCCACCCTCAGGTTCACGCCACTTTTGGCCATCCGGCCCGAGAGGTGGAGAAGGCAGCCGGCGTCGGTGGAGGTGAGGACCTGGGCCGCGGGCAGGGTGGAGAGCTTCCGGTCCGCCATAGCTAAGGAGACCTCGGGGAGCTTGACGCTGAAAAGCCCCCCGAAGCCGCAGCACTCCTCGGCGGCCTCCCAGGGGAGGACCTCGGCCCCGGCGTTCGTGAGGAGGGTGAGGGGTTCCTCCCGCACCCCGAGCTCCCTTAGGGCGTGGCAGCCGTGGTGGTAGGCTACCCTTACCCCCTTCAGGCCCTCCCCCAGCCTCTCCACCCCCAGGACCCGCACCAGGAACTGGGAAAGTTCATAGACCCTTTCCGAAAAGGCCAGGGCCTCCCGGCTCCCGGGCAGGAGCTCGGGGTAGTGGTTCCTCAGCATGCTGGCGCAGCTTCCCGAGGGCAGGACCACGTACTCCGCCTCCTGGAAGACCCGCAGGGTGCGCCTGGCCAGGGCCCTGGCCTCCTCCCAGTGCCCGGCGTTGAAGGCGGGCTGGCCGCAACAGGTCTGCCCCTCGGGGAAGTCCACCTCCACCCCCAGGGCCCTTAGGAGGCGCACCGCCGCCACCCCGGCCTCGGCGTAGAACTGGTCCGCTAGGCAGGTGATGAAGAGGGCTACCCGCATTCCCCCCATTCTATGGCTTCCACCCCGAGGGGAAGGCCCATGGCGAGGCCTGGCCCCTCCTTAGGTCCACCCGGAAGGGGCCCGTGTGGGTGAGCTGGTCCCCCGTGCCCTGGGCCTCGGCCAGGGCCCCCGGGGTGAGGCAGACGGGGTGAGGGGCGGGGCAGGTGTGGGCGAGCCACAGGGGTTGGCCCAGGACGAGGCCTTTCTCTCCGACCCTTGGCTGGATTCCGGCCTGGGAGAGACACCGGAGAAGGCCCTTTAGGGAACGCCTGGGTGGGTTAGTCTTCCTCTAGAAGAGGAAGCCGCACCCGGAAAAGGGTCCTTCCCGGGGTGCTTTCCACCTCTATCTGCCCCCCGTGGGCCCGGGCGATGGCCTGGGCCACGGCGAGGCCTAAGCCGGTGCCCCCGCCAGGGCCCTTGCGGAAGCGCTCAAAGACGTGGGGGAGGAGGTCTTCCGGGATGCCCGGCCCCTCGTCCTCCACCTCCACCAGGCCGAAGGGAGGGCTTTTCTTCACCCGCACCCGGACCTTCTCCTTTCCGGCGGCCCGGACGGCGTTGGCGATGAGGTTGCGGAGCATCTGCAGCAGGCGGTCCGGGTCTCCCAGGACCTCGGCCGTCTCCCCCTCGCAGGCCACCCCCTGCTCCCGGGCGGCCTCCTCGGCCAGGGCCTTCAGGTCCAGGATGTGGGGGTTCAGGGAGAGGCCCACCTCGCCCCGGGCCAGGTCCAGGAGGTCCTCCACCAGGCGGCGCATCCGCTCGGCCGTGGCCCGGGCGGTCTTGAGGCCCTCGAGGTCCAAGGGGTTCCGCTCCAGCCGGTCCAGGTGGCCCAGGAGGACGGTGAGGGGGGTGCGGAGCTCGTGGCCCACCTCGGCCAAAAAGGTGCGTTCCCGCTCCTTGGCCTCCTTGAGGGCCAAAAGGAGGGCGTTCACCGCCTCCACCATGCGGCCCAGCTCGTCCTTGGGCAGGGCCAGGGCGATGGGGGTGAGGCGCTCGGGGCTGCGGAGGGCGATCTCCCGGGCCGCCCCTTCCAGGGGCCTGGTGGCCAGGCGGGCGGTCAGGTAGACCAGGAGGGTCCCTAAGGGGAAGAGGAGGAAGAAGGCTTCCAGAAGGGCCCGGCGCAGGGCCAGAAGGGCCCTTTCTATGGGCTCGGCCTCGGCGGTGAGGACCAAAAGGCCCAAAGGGGTGGGGACCGCCGTCCAGGCGAAGCCTTTGGCCCACCGGACCCCATCCCCCGCGCCCTTCAGGGCCTCTTTGGGGAGGCGATGGTCTTCCCGGGAGAGGACCAGGGGCTCGCCGTCCTGGGTGTAGAGGTGGAGGTAGACCCCGCCGGTGGTGAGAAGGCTTCCCGCCTGGCCCCTCTGGTAGGCCTCCGCCGCCTGCCTGGCGTCCTGGAGGAGGGTGGCCTCCAGGTGGCCCCGGAGGGCGCCCTCTACCCCCCGGCCCGCCAGGTACAAGGCCCCCACCAGAAAGAGGAGCCAGAGGAGGCTGAAGGCGAGGAAGAGCCTGGCCCGGAAGGAAAGCACCTACTCCCCTTCGCCCCGGGGGCGGAGGGCGTAGCCCAGGCCCCGCACCGTGCGCAGATACCCGTAGGCCCCGGCCTCGCGGAGCTTGGCCCGCAGGTTGGCCACGTGGACGTCCAGGACGTTGGAGTCCCGGCCCAGGGGGCGGCCCCAGACCTTCTCCTCTATCTCCTGGCGGGAGAAGACCCGCCCGGGGCGGCTCATGAGGAGGGCCAGAAGGTCAAACTCCTTGGGGGAAAGCCGCACCTCCTGCTCCCGGAAGAAGACCTGCCGCCGCTTGGGGTAAAGGGTAAGCTCCCCCACCGAGAGGACCTCGCTCCCCTCCCGGTGCCGAAGCTGGACCTGGATGCGGGCCAGAAGCTCGGCGGGGTGGAAGGGCTTGACCAGGTAGTCGTCGGCCCCTTCGGAGAGGAGGGAGACCTTGCGCTCCACGGCGTCCTGGGCGGTGAGGACCAGGATGGGGGTATCGTCGGTGGCGCGGATCCTCCGGGCCACCTCGCCGCCGTCCAGGTCGGGGAGGCCCAGGTCCAGGACCACCAGGTCGGGCCGCTTCTCCCGGTGGCGGATGAGGCCCTCCACGCCGCTTTTGGCCCATTCCACGGCGAAGCCCGCTTCCTTCAGTTCCAGCTCCAGAAGCCTCGCCACCTCGGGGTCGTCCTCTATGAGGAGGATGCGCTTCATGGCCAGAGCCTTTCCGGAGGGGTGAGGCCGTAGACCTCCTTGAGGAGTTTTAGGAGGCTCACCCGCTCCTTTTCCAGAAGGAGCACATCCCCCCGGTCCGCCAGGGCGGGGAAGGCCCGGGGCTTTTCGCCGGGCAGGAAGAGGAGGAGCTGGACCTCCTGCCCGGGCTTGGGGGGAAGGGGCGGGGAGAGGGGCTTCAGGGTCTTCCCCTCCACCCGCCAGGCCCCGTGGAGGGTGCGGAGGTCCTGGGAGAGGAGCCTGAGCTCCGTCCCCGGGGGCAGGGCGGGCCCCAGGAGCGGAGGGAGGGCCGCCAGGGCCAGGGAAAGAAGCAGGAAGAGGGGAAGAAGCCGCCGCATCTATCCCCATTCTAGGCGGGGGGCGTGGGGTTTTGTTGGAGGGCGCTAAAGGCCTTTGAAGGTTTTTCGGGCAGGAGGAAGCCGGCGGAGACCACGTACTTAAGGGCGTCCTCCACGCTGATCTCCAGGGGGATGACCTCCTCGGAGGGCACCAGGATCACCACGCCGCTGGCGGGGACGGGGCTCGTGGGGACCAAAACGGCGGTGTACCCCTCGGGCAGAGGGGGAAGGCGGCCTTCCACCGGCTGGACCACGAAGCAGAGGGTGTAAAGGCCCCGCCTGGGGTACTCAATGACCGCCGCCCGGCTGAACTTGACCTCTTTTTGGCCGAAGAGGGTGTGGGCGATCTGCTGGACCGCCTTGTAGATGTCCCGCACGATGGGTAGGAGGAGGAGGGAGCGCTCTAGGGAGACGATGAGGCGCCTGCCCAGGTAGTGCTCCGCCAGCGCCCCCACCAGGTAGATGAGGGCCGCCGCCAGAAGGAGGCCCACGAAGGGGAGGGCGGGCCTATAGGCCTGGGGCACCTCGAGGCCCAAAAAGCGCAGGAAGGCCTGGATGTAGCTGCCGGAGTAGGCGTAGACCCAGCCCAGGAAGTAGAGGGTGACCAGGAGGGGGAGAAGGGTGACCAGGCCGGTGAGGAGGCGTTGCCGGAG encodes:
- a CDS encoding serine/threonine-protein kinase → MGAVSLAGKTLLGRYRVVRPLGQGALATVYLAFDPFGTPYALKLFPKGAEARRNREFWVGKRLDHPNLNPVLEKLDLEEGPALLLAYAPGEEMERWMGRRPGKPRALQVFRQLLLALAHMHAKGLVHRDVKPENIIVAGTDEARLVDFDLSGPVAEAFKKPLRVGTLPYLAPEQVLGQSPGPEADVYAAGVILYWILSGEHPFVGAPEEVLLGHLKAPVPPLPGLGERERAYLERLLAKRPKERFKDAGEALEAFPF
- a CDS encoding patatin-like phospholipase family protein encodes the protein MRGLALSGGGARGLAHIGVLEVFLEAGLDFQVVAGTSMGAIVGALFAAGRTPGEMLEMARKTPWLALLGLSPREGLFSRRKLKDFLAEHLPPRFEDLKRPLVVTAVDVATGRLVFLTQGELPSAVLASAAYPGLLAPVEREGRLLFDGGVLDNLPVDGARLLGALEVYAVDVTPERAVAEVPKNLLALARRAVDLMQLHLTSVRLALYAPEVYVRPALQGVGIEDFRRLEEIVEAGREAARKVLDKVGGV
- the lepB gene encoding signal peptidase I, yielding MKAFWEYLFKEWFRQVGEALLVAFLVTTFVFTTVGVVGQSMFPTLRNGERVLVPKWETWLVRFGLKEWRRGEIAILKPPEGTPYATARFPVLGFSFRAFFIKRIVAVPGDEVYVERGVVHVNGVPLLETHITDHLSPWPDSFPGVCYKDGRMTRIITQQGDFPVDLLPAYLKPLKEMLLPPSEGVLARSRLEEACEVGRIRLKKGYYFVMGDNRTLGGSEDSRTFGPVPVEAIAGRASFVWWPVFVRDERGLRLNLRRLEPPAVYRLR
- a CDS encoding LutC/YkgG family protein, which translates into the protein MDARTRILSRVKRALKDRPKAELPGPPHPAPLPDPLELFLRRLEENGGEGRLMRREEVRSFLEALAQGFSGAALGRTLPLDLRPPLPELPPEEAPLGVSYALFAVAETGSVALSSEEGRKVHLLPPTHLVFVEAERVYGTLAEALASLEALPTALGLHSGPSKSADIGQVMVKGVHGPGRLLVAVLT
- a CDS encoding LutB/LldF family L-lactate oxidation iron-sulfur protein, with translation MRAKARFYPKEAARLLKERPGVREAVTGATLHFERNRLRAYAEVPIEEWRERAKAIKDHVLSHLDRYLEEAERRLLEKGARVHWAEGPEEAHQVLLEIVRRRGVRRAVKAKSMLTEELGVNPFLESLGVEVFETDLGEYLIQLLKEPPSHIVGPAIHLSLEEIRRLFHERFGTPLEASPEALAGVARKVLREAFLTADLGISGANFLVAETGTLALMENEGNIRLSTSLPRVHVAFVGLEKLLPRLSDLALFLPLTARAATGQRLSTYVSLLGGPAKEGEEGPEEVHVVLVDHGRTALLADPEAWETLRCLRCGACLNACPVYRQTGGHPYGYVYSGPIGAVLDPGLLSLEEAYPLPYASTLCGACLEACPVKIPIPRLLLTWRHRAVAEGLTPGWEKTAMAAFRKVMESPALYRLFSKALRGLPLPQDLLPLLRAWTEGRGALRPSPKPFHELWREMEEDRGRQN
- a CDS encoding (Fe-S)-binding protein; protein product: MRVALFITCLADQFYAEAGVAAVRLLRALGVEVDFPEGQTCCGQPAFNAGHWEEARALARRTLRVFQEAEYVVLPSGSCASMLRNHYPELLPGSREALAFSERVYELSQFLVRVLGVERLGEGLKGVRVAYHHGCHALRELGVREEPLTLLTNAGAEVLPWEAAEECCGFGGLFSVKLPEVSLAMADRKLSTLPAAQVLTSTDAGCLLHLSGRMAKSGVNLRVAPLATLLWEAYAG
- a CDS encoding sensor histidine kinase, giving the protein MLSFRARLFLAFSLLWLLFLVGALYLAGRGVEGALRGHLEATLLQDARQAAEAYQRGQAGSLLTTGGVYLHLYTQDGEPLVLSREDHRLPKEALKGAGDGVRWAKGFAWTAVPTPLGLLVLTAEAEPIERALLALRRALLEAFFLLFPLGTLLVYLTARLATRPLEGAAREIALRSPERLTPIALALPKDELGRMVEAVNALLLALKEAKERERTFLAEVGHELRTPLTVLLGHLDRLERNPLDLEGLKTARATAERMRRLVEDLLDLARGEVGLSLNPHILDLKALAEEAAREQGVACEGETAEVLGDPDRLLQMLRNLIANAVRAAGKEKVRVRVKKSPPFGLVEVEDEGPGIPEDLLPHVFERFRKGPGGGTGLGLAVAQAIARAHGGQIEVESTPGRTLFRVRLPLLEED
- a CDS encoding response regulator transcription factor; the encoded protein is MKRILLIEDDPEVARLLELELKEAGFAVEWAKSGVEGLIRHREKRPDLVVLDLGLPDLDGGEVARRIRATDDTPILVLTAQDAVERKVSLLSEGADDYLVKPFHPAELLARIQVQLRHREGSEVLSVGELTLYPKRRQVFFREQEVRLSPKEFDLLALLMSRPGRVFSRQEIEEKVWGRPLGRDSNVLDVHVANLRAKLREAGAYGYLRTVRGLGYALRPRGEGE
- a CDS encoding DUF502 domain-containing protein, which encodes MRLRQRLLTGLVTLLPLLVTLYFLGWVYAYSGSYIQAFLRFLGLEVPQAYRPALPFVGLLLAAALIYLVGALAEHYLGRRLIVSLERSLLLLPIVRDIYKAVQQIAHTLFGQKEVKFSRAAVIEYPRRGLYTLCFVVQPVEGRLPPLPEGYTAVLVPTSPVPASGVVILVPSEEVIPLEISVEDALKYVVSAGFLLPEKPSKAFSALQQNPTPPA